From Homalodisca vitripennis isolate AUS2020 chromosome 1, UT_GWSS_2.1, whole genome shotgun sequence, the proteins below share one genomic window:
- the LOC124374162 gene encoding solute carrier family 25 member 45 isoform X1 — protein MSSVISGCDFVAGWGSGICGLVVGHPFDTVKVWKQTLPENSSATRVMLTLLKHEGVRGFYKGMMFPLLTAGALNSLYFGVYGNMMRELHLLRGVTPATCWDDAPYRNWHWDVFFSGCTGGLASVFVSCPVELVKTQLQTQTSEPNLVTKRFHQYHGPWDCLMEQYRYSGIRGCYRGFVPMLWRGCVPDVMLRDVSSGKGYTATLAPGGLSKKDVGASGVYMSAYAHAGQLLPDKHVWCIMIAGAAAGVISWSVVVPLDVVKTRIQADSKSDPKYKNMLDCIIKSYKHDGITVFFRGYGVVALRALPVNAVTFVGYEFLISFCS, from the exons GAATATGCGGATTAGTAGTAGGACATCCTTTCGATACAGTCAAGGTTTGGAAGCAGACATTACCTGAAAACTCAAGTGCTACTAGAGTGATGTTAACTCTCTTAAAACATGAAGGT GTTAGAGGATTTTATAAGGGAATGATGTTCCCTTTGTTGACGGCGGGAGCTCTTAATTCTTTGTACTTTGGTGTTTACGGCAACATGATGCGTGAACTGCATTTGTTACGTGGAGTCACTCCAGCCACATGCTGGGATGACGCACCATACCGCAATTGGCACTGGGATGTCTTCTTCTCTGGCTGTACCGGTGGCCTGGCCTCTGTCTTTGTATCCTGTCCTGTTGAACTCGTCAAGACTCAGTTACAGACACAGACAA GTGAACCCAACCTTGTGACCAAGAGATTCCATCAGTATCATGGGCCGTGGGATTGTCTGATGGAACAGTACAGATACAGTGGAATCAGGGGCTGCTACAGAGGATTCGTTCCAATGCTGTGGAG AGGTTGTGTACCTGACGTCATGCTCCGCGATGTCAGCTCTGGGAAGGGGTACACTGCGACATTAGCACCTGGAGGGttaagtaaaaa GGACGTAGGTGCCTCTGGGGTGTACATGTCCGCGTACGCTCATGCTGGTCAGCTCTTGCCAGATAAACATGTCTGGTGCATCATGATTGCTGGTGCTGCTGCAG gaGTCATATCATGGTCAGTTGTGGTGCCATTAGATGTAGTCAAAACCCGTATCCAAGCCGATAGCAAATCTGATCCAAAATATAAGAACATGCTGGACTGCATCATCAAGAGTTACAAACATGATGGCATCACAGTCTTCTTCCGTGGTTACGGGGTTGTAGCGTTACGTGCCCTACCAGTCAATGCTGTTACTTTTGTTGGTTACGAATTTCTTATATCTTTTTGTagttga
- the LOC124374162 gene encoding solute carrier family 25 member 45 isoform X3 encodes MSSVISGCDFVAGWGSGICGLVVGHPFDTVKVWKQTLPENSSATRVMLTLLKHEGVRGFYKGMMFPLLTAGALNSLYFGVYGNMMRELHLLRGVTPATCWDDAPYRNWHWDVFFSGCTGGLASVFVSCPVELVKTQLQTQTSEPNLVTKRFHQYHGPWDCLMEQYRYSGIRGCYRGFVPMLWRDVGASGVYMSAYAHAGQLLPDKHVWCIMIAGAAAGVISWSVVVPLDVVKTRIQADSKSDPKYKNMLDCIIKSYKHDGITVFFRGYGVVALRALPVNAVTFVGYEFLISFCS; translated from the exons GAATATGCGGATTAGTAGTAGGACATCCTTTCGATACAGTCAAGGTTTGGAAGCAGACATTACCTGAAAACTCAAGTGCTACTAGAGTGATGTTAACTCTCTTAAAACATGAAGGT GTTAGAGGATTTTATAAGGGAATGATGTTCCCTTTGTTGACGGCGGGAGCTCTTAATTCTTTGTACTTTGGTGTTTACGGCAACATGATGCGTGAACTGCATTTGTTACGTGGAGTCACTCCAGCCACATGCTGGGATGACGCACCATACCGCAATTGGCACTGGGATGTCTTCTTCTCTGGCTGTACCGGTGGCCTGGCCTCTGTCTTTGTATCCTGTCCTGTTGAACTCGTCAAGACTCAGTTACAGACACAGACAA GTGAACCCAACCTTGTGACCAAGAGATTCCATCAGTATCATGGGCCGTGGGATTGTCTGATGGAACAGTACAGATACAGTGGAATCAGGGGCTGCTACAGAGGATTCGTTCCAATGCTGTGGAG GGACGTAGGTGCCTCTGGGGTGTACATGTCCGCGTACGCTCATGCTGGTCAGCTCTTGCCAGATAAACATGTCTGGTGCATCATGATTGCTGGTGCTGCTGCAG gaGTCATATCATGGTCAGTTGTGGTGCCATTAGATGTAGTCAAAACCCGTATCCAAGCCGATAGCAAATCTGATCCAAAATATAAGAACATGCTGGACTGCATCATCAAGAGTTACAAACATGATGGCATCACAGTCTTCTTCCGTGGTTACGGGGTTGTAGCGTTACGTGCCCTACCAGTCAATGCTGTTACTTTTGTTGGTTACGAATTTCTTATATCTTTTTGTagttga
- the LOC124374162 gene encoding solute carrier family 25 member 45 isoform X2 translates to MSSVISGCDFVAGWGSGICGLVVGHPFDTVKVWKQTLPENSSATRVMLTLLKHEGVRGFYKGMMFPLLTAGALNSLYFGVYGNMMRELHLLRGVTPATCWDDAPYRNWHWDVFFSGCTGGLASVFVSCPVELVKTQLQTQTSEPNLVTKRFHQYHGPWDCLMEQYRYSGIRGCYRGFVPMLWREVPASGIHMLVYEHFQYTHGQERFSVTNKPDVFVYLMGGALAGVISWSVVVPLDVVKTRIQADSKSDPKYKNMLDCIIKSYKHDGITVFFRGYGVVALRALPVNAVTFVGYEFLISFCS, encoded by the exons GAATATGCGGATTAGTAGTAGGACATCCTTTCGATACAGTCAAGGTTTGGAAGCAGACATTACCTGAAAACTCAAGTGCTACTAGAGTGATGTTAACTCTCTTAAAACATGAAGGT GTTAGAGGATTTTATAAGGGAATGATGTTCCCTTTGTTGACGGCGGGAGCTCTTAATTCTTTGTACTTTGGTGTTTACGGCAACATGATGCGTGAACTGCATTTGTTACGTGGAGTCACTCCAGCCACATGCTGGGATGACGCACCATACCGCAATTGGCACTGGGATGTCTTCTTCTCTGGCTGTACCGGTGGCCTGGCCTCTGTCTTTGTATCCTGTCCTGTTGAACTCGTCAAGACTCAGTTACAGACACAGACAA GTGAACCCAACCTTGTGACCAAGAGATTCCATCAGTATCATGGGCCGTGGGATTGTCTGATGGAACAGTACAGATACAGTGGAATCAGGGGCTGCTACAGAGGATTCGTTCCAATGCTGTGGAG GGAGGTGCCTGCCAGTGGAATACATATGTTGGTTTATGAACATTTCCAATACACCCATGGCCAAGAACGGTTCAGCGTCACAAACAAGCCAGACGTTTTTGTGTACTTGATGGGAGGAGCCTTGGCAG gaGTCATATCATGGTCAGTTGTGGTGCCATTAGATGTAGTCAAAACCCGTATCCAAGCCGATAGCAAATCTGATCCAAAATATAAGAACATGCTGGACTGCATCATCAAGAGTTACAAACATGATGGCATCACAGTCTTCTTCCGTGGTTACGGGGTTGTAGCGTTACGTGCCCTACCAGTCAATGCTGTTACTTTTGTTGGTTACGAATTTCTTATATCTTTTTGTagttga